The DNA region TAATTAAAATCCGACTCACCAGATTGTAAGTTAACTAATTTCTCTGATCTTCCATTTTGTCGTGATGAgtcaaattttagttaaattttggTCGGATGGGTCAGATTTCAATTGATCAACGAGAGAATTAAAATTAGTTATGTCTCTGACTTCCACGTCATTTTttggattaataaaattaaacttgtgatgttaactatataaaatcattaagtTGAAAGATGTTGTCATGCATAACATATATTTAGTGTAGATAGATGTGCATTAGTTTAATCTACATAGTTAGCCATGTGATTGTCCATACTTCATGTAGCTAACACTTATTATTCCTATTTTATGAAGCGAAATGACCTCAAATAgtcttaaaatatattattgttcCCAAATCTCAGAAGAGTCAAAATAAAATAGGTTTTCATTTAAGTGATAATTAAATGAATGTTAtacatttttacatatattttaaataaataaatatttaaataaaaaatttgtaattttttcaaagttttttcaaaatttattttatgaaacgTTTTTAACAATGAGAAAAATATCACTGAATAATCTTAGTGAATTTGAGTTATATgcatatttagaaaaatataactgaataagtataatatttgttaaaatttaagaaaatattgataaatatgtATGATATCttcataaaatttatagaatttcataatgtgtatttaaaaatacatcCTTAAATGTATAATTAGGAAGAATTtcgaatatatatttatgaacaacttatataatttgaattatatgtatatttagtaaGATATTTTTGAATGTGTACAACATTTTTCCTACAATATTTTTCTGAACTTTTAAGAAGACCTTCCTGAATTTGATATCTAGATTTTATAAAAGTATACATatctaaatatgtatataagtcAAATTTAAGAAGATGTCATATGCATTTAGAAatctaaatatacatataagttACATTTAAGAAATTGAATTATACGTTTATGAATATACtactgaattttaaaaattcaggaagatatatacatattcagaatttttttctaaatatgtattttatcgATCAACcgatttttaataatttaaagttatgggtcaaagttttaatatttcgtGTTTTATTAGATTAGTggccaagtttttttttcttctagacCGGAAATTGTCAGATCCGGCCCTGCCCTTAAAGGTTTCAGCTTCTCTAAGCCGTGCTCGGTTGAAGAACTATTGCAAAACAGCATAGACATGGAGGCATGCTCGAAGCTGCGAAGATGGCTCGGTGCAATGGTGCCATCAGGGTCAAAGGGATGGTGTCTCTTGGGACCATTGAGAATTTGTCGGACTATCATGATTGATAAGGAGACTATGGTTGTGTAAAGCTCTAAGCATCTGAGCTTGGAAAATGGAACCATGCTGATGAAGAAAAAGTGTTTGGGTTTAGACAAAAGAGTTTTATGTTGTTGAACAAGTGCGTCCGTCCTGAAATTCCAAGGGTCTAGTACCAAATCAAAAATAAGGCCtttaataatacattaaaattATCATTACAAATTCAAGTTTATGATAAAAGTATACAAtactagggtaaacccgccctacgggcgggcgaacgattaaaattaatagtacgaatttattttaattttaatttttattttaatttaaattaaattaagctTCATAATTGTTTTACAGATATCTATGTAGTTTAttcttcattttataaattataatttgtctagttatgataaaattttgaaacattttcaaaatcaaaatcggATCTTTTTAAAATGTTGAATTTATTTGCACTTATCTGTAACGTTAATTTTCactattttatacaaaaaagtCATAAAAAGGTAACTAAATCAACTTTTAAGATTGTTGTATTAGTTAAATACACTAAAACTTCtatgaaaaatgttaatatttactatattatttgttaaaactataaacagaaaacaatatattagaaTCTAATTATAGTTAATGTAATTATGGATTAAAGCTAAGTGTAAAAAGAGAATCAAAATATTCTAGATATATATGcacaatttatttaatttttgttattaaatattattttgtttcagacaaagaaaaatattattttgttttacaattgCTACCTTTTCTGAGTACCAATCATAGTATTACATTGTTATTAAATATACCATTTTATATACTTTCTGACTTAAACTTtgacctttttatttttttttgtttacagtATTAAGTATTAATACATCTGTTTAATTGTTTTGAATATATTCAGCCCAACATTATGATCTAAAAaccttattttcatatttttatttccagTAAACATTCTACAATCAAacaaatacacacacacacatatatatatatatatatatatatatatatatatattcttattctATTTAATGTAAAATGATTTTTTCCTAATTCtgataaatatagttttaaaatttgaatcgGACAATCTAGTGAACAATAAAATGGTTGGTTGAGTTCTAGTTTccaataaaataattacaacTTTGATTGATATTGTGAGTGAAAAGTTGGCGAAATCACATTTTTAAACTATGACAGTTTGATAAAATTCTAAGGTATTCACTTCCTGTGTTTTCAAGTAACATTTGCTTTTTTTAACATGGCTCCAGGAGCATTGTTTCACGTTCTTCGATGGAGGAGCACTCACATAGCAAGTAGGGGACCATGTGGcaaaaaggctccattatcacATCGAGGTCTGCTGGGGCTATACAGGAATGATCGCTGTCAAAAACCACTATGCGCCTCTCAGGAATCGATATCCAGATAGAAATCTAATGAAAGTCATTGTAATTcactggcgcatagatatcgTCAAAAATCCTTCCCCCAAACCTTCATAGATCTGCAAAATGATGGTGTTTTTCCACTATAATAATTCCAGGCACCACCAGGGAGTCTTCTTCCTAGACCTCTGAAGTCGGGTTTATCAGCCTTAAAATCATCGTAGTTTTTCCTCCAATGTCGAGAAAAGAGATGATCAAGGAAGCAAATTCTCTCGCTCCTGAACATTTCCGGATTAGCATGGTACCTCTTCCTCAGCACATTAATCCAAACATCCATATGCTGcataacaaaataatacatgTCAAACGACTTAACTATTAGAAATTCTTCTGCGTAGAAGACTTAgcagacgacttaactattaAGTCGACTGGAAAGTCTTCtacgtccagacgacttagcagacgacttaactattTGTAGAAGAAAACTTAATGAGTCGTCCAGCCAGTCTTTGGAAGTCCGAAGTGTTTTATACCACCGAGAAAGACTTCTCACCGGGCGTTTCTCCATAGGCTTCTTAACTTCACTACAAAACAAAAAGTGGAAAACCAATCAGAGCTGAAGACTTAAAGCAAGCTATTATGGGAGAGTAATTCACTTACGGACAAGTTTTGCAGTGATCAATGAGCAACTTCTGTGCCGCCTTGTCGAGTGGGTGAAAAAATATAAAGGCAGACTTGTTTGAGTTTGGAATGATCGTTTTGACCGTGCTGTTCCCCTTATAAAGAGAAGACTGTGTGGGAGCAAGTTTCCTTGTTCGCTCACTCCTTCCACGCTGAACTGCCAAAGCAGCATTCCGCTGAAGTTCCAAATGAGCAGCATCCCTCTTTGATTCATATCTAGCTCTCTCCTTTACTTTATCTGAAAGAGTAGAATTTTCTTTCTCCAATAGAAGAACGCTCGGTTCTTCGACTTCTTCGGCAACCACTAGACTCGGCACTTTCGAGGAACTAGCACCCTCATTACCAACCTCACTGGCATCCTCCTTAGGATCGTCCTTAGCAACCTCACTAGCATCCTCCTTAGGGTCCTCCTTTTGATCCTCCTTAGGATCCTCCTtcctctccattctcttcttaggatcctccttcctctccattctcttcttAGGATCCTCTTTTGGATCCTCATTTCTCTCCTTTCTCTTCTTTCCGGTTTTCTCTTTCGCCCCATTAACACTTTCTTTTTCACTCTGCATAGATCATTTTCAAAGATCAATTATAAGTCTTCTGCGAAGTCGTCTAGCTAGAAGACGTCccagacgactgaattataagtcgtttggaaggtcttccagctagaagacattccagacgacttaactataaGTCGTCTGTTCAGTCTTctagctggaagaccttccagacgacttatagttaagtcgtctgTTCAGTTTTCTGATAGGTTTTGGGAAAGGATTTAGTACTAACCCCTGGTTCTTGCGTCTGTTTAGGCGGAGCAGGTGTGATATTAAGCTTCTTTTCCACAACACCAATCATATCCGACAGATGCTTGATCTCCGCAAGGCACGTCCCAAACCATTGCCTCAAGGCATCAGCTAGGTCCTTGAAGTTTCTGTCCAATTCCTCTTTGGTCATCCCAATCACCTCTCTACGAACATCGGAACGACCCTCTTCACGTTCACGAGTCTCTTCACGAGCTTCTTCACGTTCACGAGCCTCTTCACGTTCACGAGCCTCTTCACTAGCCTCTTCACTAGTCTCTTCACGTTCACGAGCCTCTTCATGTTCACGAGCCTCTTCACTAGCCTCTGCAATTGCCTCTGCAGTTGCCTCTAAACgggctttcttccgaggtcttgGAGTTGGACGTTCTTCAGCTTTCTTCCGACGTCTTGGACGTTCTTCAGCTTTCTTCTGATCTCTTGGacgttcttcatcttccttcgTTGGACTCGCATCACAAGTACcggtgacttcccagcaatccatggtccacttccacggtctcttATACATGACTTTAATTATGTTCTCCGCGTCCGGGTCCTCAACATCAGAGTCCCATTGTGGAAACAGTTCACCGATCTCCTTCTTCTCAATAAAGTTTTCCACTCTAGTCTGCagtaaataaaagatataaacttAGATAAAGTCGTCTGAAAAGAAATGACTTCGCAgaagacttataattaagtcgtctggaaagtcttctagctggaagactttgtggacgacttaaatatgaGTTGTCCGCAAAGTCTTCCAGctagaagactttccagacgacttaattataagtcttcTGCAGATAGCCTGTTGGATACAAGTTTAAATACCTGACTGCAGATAGCCTGTTGAAACCATCTGCGTCCTTTGCCACCCGAGTAAGCCAGTAACGGTACAGCCGGTTCGCCTCCTACGGGATTACCATAACCAGCACCAAGTTCCGGCAGAGCTGTGTACACCCATGACTGGAAAGCTTGTACAAACCCATCAATCGTGTAACAACCCGTGATGTTTTTGGCCTTCAGAGACTCAATCAGCACCTTAAaagcgactctcccccatggataattctcaaaccgttctaaatccatcactagcctcgCCAGACTAGCCCGTGTAGAGGTTGTGACCTTTTTTCCTTCAATGTATCCAGCGAAGATGGCAAGGTACGCGAGCTGCTTGCGATCATCCCGAGACCACTCTTTGCATCTCTtgagtgctgctattatctggtTAGTAGATGGTCCAGCATTGATATTAACTCCCAACTTCGCCCAGAAAGCAGACATCTCCGGCGTAACAGGACAGTACGGactctcaaggtcctcgatgtactcacagtttagaccagtgagcTTTTTAAACTCTATCAGTGAAGACCTCAgcggttctggaccaacgaaaCACCACAGCTCATACTTCTTCTTTATGTCGAGCTGGAAACCGAGCATAaagtgaaccagccttgaagcccaatcAAATTCCAGCTCTtggaacttgatgaaaactcccaactTCGACTCCTTCAGCGCTTCATATTCTCGATGATCAAGAGCCTCCTCTAAAGCATGATGCAACGTCGTACAATCCGTGTGATACGAAATGCTCTTAATTGGGTTGGGCTCTTTCCCTAATGTATATTTCCTCCGGGGGAGTTTTGGAATATCCATGTTTTTGTCTGCAAAACAATCATAGACAGAAACaatcaaagacaaaaacaatcaaagacaacaaccaTCTCAAACAGACAACCATCCAGTATTGAAGTTCAAGTTATAagtttggaagactttccagacgacttaatacaagtcttctggaaagtattccagctggaagactttgcGGACGACttagacgacttatattaagtCGTCCgcaaagtcttccagctggaagactttccagacgacttgtGTTAAGTCGTCTGGCTTATATTTAAGTCTTCCGCAAAGTCTTCCAAGACATCCAATAGAACAGTTCAAAGCCCACCTGGAAATTCGGAGAAGATATAGTCGCCTTCGACACAGCGGTTATAGATCTGCCAAAATAGACGACAAATTAAGAAGCGCGGTCAGAACGACTATAgatagagacaacgttttatgttctcAATAACTTACCGGCGGTGGAGTTCAACGATACGCCTCTAGGAGTCTCGGTgctagggtttacagagaaccGGCAGAGAGAACGAGACACGAAACGGCGCtaggtttacagagaaacggtgTTAGGGTTTAGGGAGAAACGGCGTTAGGGTTTTCTCTCAAATCTGAAATAGAGGAAGCGGCTTTAGGGTTTCCTCTCAAATCTGAAatagaggaagcggcggtgagaacggtGCTTAGAACGTCGGTGATAACGGCGGAGATATAATCGGCGGTGAGAATGATGATTTAGAGAGAATCGACGGAAATCACCTTTTAAATCGCCTTTAGGGTTTTGAGAGAAACGCCGTTAGggttttttttctgaatttcgcGAAActgtgaataaaaaaaatcatcttatgTATGTCCGATAAATATCCGGTTAGGGTCCGGTTTGCAagacttactggtaagtcgtTTGTGGAATACTATACatcagacgacttactagtaagtcgtctacCGTAAATATATTcaccagacgacttactagtaagtcgtccagaccctAAATTTAACCTCTAAACTAAATTGActaaaattaactaactaaacacgttataaaatcaaattaaacttgctTTGTgattactatacacagaaataaacatatttgggtaaatttcatattttcaaaaatacttttatgctttccaaaatctaaccccaagaacacatacaatactacaacatatgttggcaaaacctaaaccaaagaatatcatgactcactactttcactcatctatgtcgaaaacaattcacttttgttatatcttaatttatatcacttaaaacATATGTtagttatatgatttttatttttcacttatcaaaatattttttacaaatttttaaaatttttttttaaaaacaataccAGACGACCGTCTGGACGGAAGACTTACGGGGGATAGAAACGTAAAAAgcattttggttttttttgtttctacacAAGAGGCATGTTGTAATTTCAATATTCCCTAAAGTcacttttgcatttgattcatgTTTGGgtttacttttgcatttgaaatcAAGTTGTGAGTCATATTTGGCAATATTCccaaaaaagtatttaaaaaaaacttttaataccatcagcaaaatgctaaaccctgaaccataaatcctaaaccctaaacccttggataaattataaatctttgaTTTCTTAAGTAATTTTAGTACCATCAGcgaaacactaaaccctaaacactaaatattaaaccttaaaccttTGAATAAACTGTAAACCTTttgataaattctaaatcctagaatttaagatttattcaGGGGTTTAGGGCATagtatttagagtttatggtttagtatttaggattcagagtttagtgttttgctgatggcattaaaattatcttttttaaaagtttttttctgtTTCCAACTAgcattattt from Raphanus sativus cultivar WK10039 chromosome 8, ASM80110v3, whole genome shotgun sequence includes:
- the LOC108835123 gene encoding uncharacterized protein LOC108835123; this encodes MDIPKLPRRKYTLGKEPNPIKSISYHTDCTTLHHALEEALDHREYEALKESKLGVFIKFQELEFDWASRLVHFMLGFQLDIKKKYELWCFVGPEPLRSSLIEFKKLTGLNCEYIEDLESPYCPVTPEMSAFWAKLGVNINAGPSTNQIIAALKRCKEWSRDDRKQLAYLAIFAGYIEGKKVLIESLKAKNITGCYTIDGFVQAFQSWVYTALPELGAGYGNPVGGEPAVPLLAYSGGKGRRWFQQAICSQTRVENFIEKKEIGELFPQWDSDVEDPDAENIIKVMYKRPWKWTMDCWEVTGTCDASPTKEDEERPRDQKKAEERPRRRKKAEERPTPRPRKKARLEATAEAIAEASEEAREHEEAREREETSEEASEEAREREEAREREEAREETREREEGRSDVRREVIGMTKEELDRNFKDLADALRQWFGTCLAEIKHLSDMIGVVEKKLNITPAPPKQTQEPGSEKESVNGAKEKTGKKRKERNEDPKEDPKKRMERKEDPKKRMERKEDPKEDQKEDPKEDASEVAKDDPKEDASEVGNEGASSSKVPSLVVAEEVEEPSVLLLEKENSTLSDKVKERARYESKRDAAHLELQRNAALAVQRGRSERTRKLAPTQSSLYKGNSTVKTIIPNSNKSAFIFFHPLDKAAQKLLIDHCKTCPEVKKPMEKRPHMDVWINVLRKRYHANPEMFRSERICFLDHLFSRHWRKNYDDFKADKPDFRGLGRRLPGGAWNYYSGKTPSFCRSMKVWGKDF